From one Citrobacter sp. Marseille-Q6884 genomic stretch:
- the xseA gene encoding exodeoxyribonuclease VII large subunit translates to MLSSQTTSIFTVSRLNQTVRLLLEQEMGQVWISGEISNFTQPSSGHWYFTLKDDAAQVRCAMFRNSNRRVTFRPQHGQQVLVRANITLYEPRGDYQIIVESMQPAGEGLLQQKYEQLKAKLQAEGLFDQQYKQSLPSPAHCVGVITSKTGAALHDILHVLKRRDPSLPVIIYPTAVQGDDAPGQIVRAIERANARGECDVLIVGRGGGSLEDLWSFNDECVARAIFASRIPVVSAVGHETDVTIADFVGDLRAPTPSAAAEMVSRNQQELLRQLQNGQQRLEMAMDYFLANRTRRFTQIHHRLQQQHPQLRLARQQTALERLQKRMSFALDNQLKRAVSRQQRVVQRLNLQNPQSRIHRTQTRIQQLEYRLAENLRTQLSATRERFGNAVTHLEAVSPLSTLARGYSVTTAADGAVLKQVKQVKAGDTLTTRLGDGVVVSEVSAITKMRKPRKKNVDSRNG, encoded by the coding sequence ATGTTATCCTCTCAAACCACCTCAATCTTTACCGTAAGCCGCCTGAATCAGACGGTTCGTTTACTGCTTGAGCAAGAGATGGGGCAGGTGTGGATTAGCGGAGAAATCTCGAATTTCACCCAGCCCTCTTCCGGTCACTGGTATTTTACGCTGAAAGATGACGCCGCTCAGGTGCGTTGCGCGATGTTCCGCAACAGCAACCGCCGCGTTACGTTCCGCCCGCAGCATGGGCAGCAAGTGCTGGTCCGCGCCAACATTACGCTGTACGAGCCGCGCGGCGACTACCAGATTATTGTTGAAAGTATGCAGCCGGCAGGTGAAGGCCTGCTTCAGCAGAAGTACGAACAGCTGAAAGCAAAGCTGCAGGCTGAAGGGTTATTCGATCAACAGTACAAGCAATCTCTGCCTTCCCCCGCTCACTGCGTAGGGGTGATCACCTCAAAAACCGGCGCCGCACTGCATGATATTTTGCACGTGCTAAAGCGTCGCGATCCGTCATTGCCCGTCATTATCTACCCTACAGCCGTTCAGGGTGACGATGCGCCAGGACAAATTGTCCGCGCCATTGAACGGGCAAACGCGCGCGGCGAATGCGACGTGTTAATCGTCGGTCGCGGCGGCGGCTCACTGGAAGATTTGTGGAGCTTTAACGATGAATGCGTAGCCCGGGCGATTTTTGCCAGCCGTATCCCGGTTGTCAGTGCAGTGGGCCACGAAACTGACGTCACCATTGCCGACTTTGTCGGGGATTTGCGTGCGCCCACGCCTTCGGCGGCAGCAGAAATGGTCAGTCGTAATCAACAGGAACTGCTGCGTCAGCTACAGAATGGTCAGCAGCGGCTGGAAATGGCGATGGATTATTTCCTCGCCAACCGCACTCGCCGCTTTACGCAGATCCATCATCGTTTACAACAGCAGCATCCACAGTTACGTCTGGCGCGTCAGCAAACTGCGCTGGAACGTCTGCAAAAACGCATGAGCTTTGCGCTGGATAATCAGCTTAAGCGCGCGGTTTCTCGCCAGCAGCGTGTTGTCCAGCGTCTGAATCTGCAAAACCCGCAGTCGCGCATTCACCGTACGCAAACCCGTATTCAGCAACTGGAGTATCGTCTGGCGGAGAACCTGCGCACCCAGCTGAGCGCCACTCGCGAACGCTTTGGCAATGCGGTGACGCATCTTGAAGCCGTGAGCCCGCTTTCCACGCTGGCGCGGGGATACAGCGTGACCACCGCCGCCGATGGCGCGGTGTTGAAACAGGTTAAGCAGGTGAAAGCGGGCGACACATTAACAACCCGCCTTGGTGATGGTGTGGTGGTGAGCGAAGTCAGCGCCATCACAAAAATGCGCAAACCTCGCAAGAAAAATGTGGACTCCCGGAACGGATAA
- the guaB gene encoding IMP dehydrogenase, with product MLRIAKEALTFDDVLLVPAHSTVLPNTADLSTQLTKTIRLNIPMLSAAMDTVTEARLAIALAQEGGIGFIHKNMSIERQAEEVRRVKKHESGVVTDPQTVLPTTTLREVKELTERNGFAGYPVVTEDNELVGIITGRDVRFVTDLSQPVSVYMTPKERLVTVREGEARDVVLAKMHEKRVEKALVVDDSFHLRGMITVKDFQKAERKPNACKDEHGRLRVGAAVGAGAGNEERVDALVAAGVDVLLIDSSHGHSEGVLQRIRETRAKYPDLQIIGGNVATGAGARALAEAGCSAVKVGIGPGSICTTRIVTGVGVPQITAVSDAVEALEGTGIPVIADGGIRFSGDIAKAIAAGAAAVMVGSMLAGTEESPGEIELYQGRSYKSYRGMGSLGAMSKGSSDRYFQSDNAADKLVPEGIEGRVAYKGRLKEIIHQQMGGLRSCMGLTGCGTIDALRTQAEFVRISGAGIQESHVHDVTITKESPNYRLGS from the coding sequence ATGCTACGTATTGCCAAAGAAGCCCTGACGTTTGACGACGTTCTCCTCGTTCCCGCTCATTCCACCGTTCTGCCGAATACTGCTGACCTCAGCACGCAGTTGACAAAAACGATTCGCTTGAACATTCCTATGCTCTCCGCAGCCATGGACACCGTGACGGAAGCGCGCCTTGCTATTGCACTGGCACAGGAAGGCGGCATCGGTTTTATCCACAAAAACATGTCCATTGAACGCCAGGCGGAAGAAGTTCGCCGTGTGAAAAAACACGAATCCGGCGTCGTTACTGACCCGCAGACCGTTCTGCCAACCACCACCCTGCGCGAAGTGAAAGAATTGACTGAGCGTAATGGTTTCGCCGGTTACCCGGTGGTGACAGAAGATAACGAACTGGTCGGTATCATTACCGGTCGTGACGTACGTTTTGTGACTGACCTTAGCCAGCCGGTTAGCGTATATATGACGCCGAAAGAGCGCCTGGTTACCGTACGTGAAGGCGAAGCGCGTGATGTTGTTCTGGCAAAAATGCACGAAAAACGCGTTGAGAAAGCGCTGGTGGTTGACGACAGTTTCCACCTGCGTGGCATGATCACTGTAAAAGATTTCCAGAAAGCAGAACGTAAACCTAACGCCTGTAAAGACGAGCATGGCCGTCTGCGCGTAGGTGCTGCGGTAGGCGCGGGCGCGGGTAACGAAGAGCGCGTTGATGCGCTGGTTGCGGCGGGCGTTGACGTGCTGCTGATTGACTCCTCTCACGGTCACTCTGAAGGCGTTTTGCAACGCATTCGTGAAACCCGTGCAAAATACCCGGATCTGCAAATTATCGGCGGTAACGTTGCAACGGGCGCTGGCGCACGTGCGCTGGCGGAAGCCGGTTGCAGCGCGGTTAAAGTGGGTATCGGCCCAGGCTCCATCTGTACGACCCGTATCGTCACTGGCGTAGGGGTTCCGCAGATCACTGCCGTTTCCGACGCGGTTGAAGCGCTGGAAGGCACCGGTATTCCGGTTATCGCTGACGGTGGTATTCGTTTCTCCGGCGATATCGCTAAAGCCATCGCGGCGGGTGCCGCTGCTGTCATGGTAGGTTCCATGCTGGCGGGTACTGAAGAATCCCCGGGTGAAATCGAACTGTACCAGGGTCGTTCTTACAAATCCTACCGTGGTATGGGTTCCCTGGGCGCGATGTCCAAAGGTTCTTCCGACCGTTACTTCCAGAGCGATAACGCCGCTGACAAACTGGTCCCGGAAGGTATCGAAGGTCGCGTGGCTTATAAAGGTCGCCTGAAAGAGATTATTCACCAACAGATGGGCGGCCTGCGCTCCTGTATGGGTCTGACCGGCTGTGGTACTATCGACGCGCTGCGTACTCAAGCGGAATTTGTACGTATCAGCGGTGCGGGTATTCAGGAAAGCCACGTTCACGACGTGACCATCACCAAAGAATCCCCGAACTACCGTCTGGGTTCCTGA
- the guaA gene encoding glutamine-hydrolyzing GMP synthase: MTDNIHKHRILILDFGSQYTQLVARRVRELGVYCELWAWDVTEAQIREFNPSGIILSGGPESTTEENSPRAPQYVFEAGVPVFGVCYGMQTMAMQLGGHVEGSNEREFGYAQVEVLTDSALVRGIEDSLTADGKPLLDVWMSHGDKVTAIPSDFVTVASTESCPFAIMANEEKRFYGVQFHPEVTHTRQGMRMLERFVRDICQCEALWTPAKIIDDAVARIREQVGNDKVILGLSGGVDSSVTAMLLHRAIGKNLTCVFVDNGLLRLNEAEQVMDMFGDHFGLNIVHVPAEERFLTALKGENDPEAKRKIIGRVFVEVFDEEALKLEDVKWLAQGTIYPDVIESAASATGKAHVIKSHHNVGGLPKEMKMGLVEPLKELFKDEVRKIGLELGLPYDMLYRHPFPGPGLGVRVLGEVKKEYCDLLRRADAIFIEELHKADLYNKVSQAFTVFLPVRSVGVMGDGRKYDWVVSLRAVETIDFMTAHWAHLPYDFLGRISNRIINEVNGISRVVYDISGKPPATIEWE; this comes from the coding sequence ATGACAGACAATATTCACAAGCATCGCATTCTTATCCTTGATTTCGGATCGCAGTACACTCAACTGGTTGCACGTCGCGTGCGTGAGCTGGGCGTGTATTGCGAACTGTGGGCATGGGATGTTACTGAAGCACAAATTCGCGAATTTAATCCTAGCGGCATCATTCTTTCCGGTGGTCCGGAAAGCACCACTGAAGAAAACAGCCCGCGCGCACCGCAATACGTGTTTGAAGCCGGTGTTCCGGTATTCGGCGTTTGCTATGGCATGCAGACCATGGCAATGCAGCTGGGCGGTCACGTAGAAGGTTCAAATGAGCGTGAGTTCGGTTACGCGCAGGTTGAAGTTCTGACCGACAGCGCGCTGGTTCGCGGCATTGAAGACTCGCTGACAGCAGACGGTAAACCGCTGCTGGATGTGTGGATGAGCCACGGTGATAAAGTGACAGCAATCCCGTCTGACTTTGTTACCGTAGCCAGCACCGAAAGCTGCCCGTTTGCCATTATGGCGAACGAAGAGAAACGCTTCTACGGCGTACAGTTCCACCCGGAAGTGACGCACACCCGTCAGGGGATGCGCATGCTGGAACGTTTTGTACGTGATATCTGCCAGTGTGAAGCCCTGTGGACGCCGGCAAAAATCATCGACGACGCGGTTGCGCGTATTCGTGAGCAGGTTGGCAACGATAAAGTGATCCTCGGCCTGTCTGGTGGCGTTGACTCTTCTGTTACCGCCATGCTGCTGCACCGTGCTATCGGTAAAAACCTGACCTGCGTATTTGTTGATAACGGCCTGCTGCGTCTGAACGAAGCTGAGCAGGTGATGGATATGTTCGGTGACCACTTCGGTCTGAACATCGTTCACGTTCCGGCGGAAGAACGCTTCCTGACCGCGCTGAAAGGTGAGAACGATCCAGAAGCAAAACGTAAGATCATCGGTCGCGTATTCGTTGAAGTGTTCGATGAAGAAGCGCTGAAGCTGGAAGATGTGAAATGGCTGGCGCAGGGTACTATCTATCCTGACGTTATCGAATCTGCCGCGTCTGCGACCGGTAAAGCACACGTCATCAAATCTCACCACAACGTGGGCGGTTTGCCGAAAGAGATGAAGATGGGTCTGGTTGAGCCGCTGAAAGAGCTGTTCAAAGACGAAGTGCGTAAAATCGGTCTGGAGCTGGGTCTGCCGTATGACATGTTGTACCGTCATCCGTTCCCGGGTCCAGGTCTGGGCGTGCGTGTACTGGGTGAAGTGAAGAAAGAGTACTGCGACCTGCTGCGTCGTGCGGATGCTATCTTCATTGAAGAGCTGCACAAAGCTGACCTGTACAACAAAGTGAGCCAGGCGTTCACCGTGTTCCTGCCGGTTCGTTCTGTTGGCGTGATGGGCGATGGCCGTAAGTACGACTGGGTTGTTTCCCTGCGTGCTGTTGAAACCATCGATTTCATGACCGCACACTGGGCGCATCTGCCGTACGATTTCCTCGGCCGTATATCCAACCGTATTATCAACGAAGTGAACGGTATTTCCCGCGTGGTGTATGACATCAGCGGCAAACCGCCAGCAACGATTGAGTGGGAATAA
- a CDS encoding YfgG family protein, producing the protein MSQATSMRKRHRFNSRMIRIILLISFLFFFGRFVYSAIGAWHHHQDKKEAQQSTLSVETPAQR; encoded by the coding sequence GTGAGTCAGGCCACCAGTATGCGAAAACGACATCGATTTAACAGTCGCATGATCCGTATCATATTGCTTATCAGTTTTCTCTTCTTCTTCGGTCGCTTTGTCTACTCCGCCATCGGTGCGTGGCATCATCATCAGGACAAAAAAGAAGCGCAACAGTCCACACTCTCCGTAGAAACGCCTGCTCAGCGCTAA